One stretch of Harmonia axyridis chromosome 1, icHarAxyr1.1, whole genome shotgun sequence DNA includes these proteins:
- the LOC123676695 gene encoding protein phosphatase 1 regulatory subunit 42-like isoform X2, whose amino-acid sequence MGTSLCFDPRSIMCISKSLKVLNISDNGIESLSGLMPLRHLTSLCASNNRLKDIEETCELLKFWFYLKNAWFQGNPISKKHRYREDIIASSYCLDFLDDKPVSPSSRNFIKCLENNKLKKSSRPSIDLTQIVASAPDNYPPPLKNAVSASLIHSQLHIFGPLDVHIKNPISIVRGKPRLKKKPPHNRLNKEDSHSFPALFAYGMGSAWK is encoded by the exons ATGGGCACATCACTTTGCTTTGACCCGAGAAGTATAATGTGCATATCG AAATCACTTAAAGTACTCAACATTTCGGACAATGGAATAGAATCTCTGTCAGGTTTAATGCCCTTGCGCCACCTCACTTCTTTATGTGCCTCAAACAATAGATTGAAGGATATCGAAGAAACATGTGAACTATTAAAATTTTGGTTCTACTTGAAGAACGCATGGTTTCAAGGCAATCCAATCAGTAAGAAACATCGATATCGTGAAGATATAATAGCATCGTCTTATTGTCTTG ATTTCTTGGACGATAAGCCTGTCTCACCATCCTCTAGGAATTTCATCAAATGTTTGGAaaataacaaattgaaaaaatcaagtagaCCTTCCATTGATCTTACACAAATCGTTGCAA GTGCGCCAGATAATTATCCACCACCATTGAAAAATGCAGTGTCTGCATCTCTGATACATAGCCAGTTACATATTTTCGGTCCTTTGGATGTTCACATTAAAAATC CAATTTCAATTGTACGAGGCAAACCGAGACTGAAGAAAAAACCACCTCATAACCGACTCAACAAAGAAGACTCTCATTCATTTCCTGCATTATTTGCCTATGGAATGGGATCTGCTTGGAAGTGA
- the LOC123676695 gene encoding protein phosphatase 1 regulatory subunit 42-like isoform X1: MKTKEGELLPRGRKIQNSKTHLYYDHKNLKAIPQMNLSTACVIYLHNNAISQIENIQSSTLCALYLQCNNISEIKNLEEVKNLKKLYLGNNEICVLEGLNQLGQLEELHIEKQNLPMGTSLCFDPRSIMCISKSLKVLNISDNGIESLSGLMPLRHLTSLCASNNRLKDIEETCELLKFWFYLKNAWFQGNPISKKHRYREDIIASSYCLDFLDDKPVSPSSRNFIKCLENNKLKKSSRPSIDLTQIVASAPDNYPPPLKNAVSASLIHSQLHIFGPLDVHIKNPISIVRGKPRLKKKPPHNRLNKEDSHSFPALFAYGMGSAWK; the protein is encoded by the exons ATGAAAACTAAAGAAGGGGAGCTTCTTCCTCGTGGGCGGAAGATTCAAAACTCAAAAACCCATTTATATTATGATCATAAAAATTTGAAGGCAATC cCCCAAATGAACTTGTCGACTGCTTGTGTTATCTATTTGCATAACAATGCCATTTCACAAATAGAAAATATACAATCTTCCACTTTATGTGCACTATATCTCCAATGTAACAATATCTCGGAGATTAAAAATTTAGAAGAAGTCAAGAATCTTAAGAAACTGTATCTAGGAAATAACGAAATCTGTGTTCTTGAAGGTCTCAACCAACTTGGACAATTGGAAGAGCTCCATATAGAAAAGCAAAATTTACCTATGGGCACATCACTTTGCTTTGACCCGAGAAGTATAATGTGCATATCG AAATCACTTAAAGTACTCAACATTTCGGACAATGGAATAGAATCTCTGTCAGGTTTAATGCCCTTGCGCCACCTCACTTCTTTATGTGCCTCAAACAATAGATTGAAGGATATCGAAGAAACATGTGAACTATTAAAATTTTGGTTCTACTTGAAGAACGCATGGTTTCAAGGCAATCCAATCAGTAAGAAACATCGATATCGTGAAGATATAATAGCATCGTCTTATTGTCTTG ATTTCTTGGACGATAAGCCTGTCTCACCATCCTCTAGGAATTTCATCAAATGTTTGGAaaataacaaattgaaaaaatcaagtagaCCTTCCATTGATCTTACACAAATCGTTGCAA GTGCGCCAGATAATTATCCACCACCATTGAAAAATGCAGTGTCTGCATCTCTGATACATAGCCAGTTACATATTTTCGGTCCTTTGGATGTTCACATTAAAAATC CAATTTCAATTGTACGAGGCAAACCGAGACTGAAGAAAAAACCACCTCATAACCGACTCAACAAAGAAGACTCTCATTCATTTCCTGCATTATTTGCCTATGGAATGGGATCTGCTTGGAAGTGA